The proteins below come from a single Dermacentor albipictus isolate Rhodes 1998 colony chromosome 7, USDA_Dalb.pri_finalv2, whole genome shotgun sequence genomic window:
- the LOC135910166 gene encoding isocitrate dehydrogenase [NADP] cytoplasmic-like isoform X2: MDRIKCGPIVEMPGDDMARIIWDLVRDKLIVPFLDIDLKVYDLSIANRNETDNTVTLQALDALGRYNCGVKCATITAERDVLEMYHLKRMWKSPNSLIRNSLGGALFREPIICANVPPLIKQWRKPIIIARHAFGDENIGKDFVVPGPGSLEVRFTPTIGSPYRVHVFDFNDTHGVVAAMCNTDKSITEFAYSCFQHALSRNLPLYLSTKETILKKYDGRFKEIFERLYQKKYEPSFKDAGIFFQHRLTDDMVARSLRMEGGFVWACKNYDGDIQSGFVAQGFGSLGLMTSVLICPDGKTLIADVAHGTVTKHFRRHEAGLETSTNSMATIYTWTKGIRHRGMLDGSAKLEAFARTLESATLELVESGYMTKDLALCVKGFGNVQRQDYLDTFEFIDKVAERMTAKYQQLFAEEEV; this comes from the exons ATGGATCGCATCAAGTGCGGCCCCATCGTCGAGATGCCGGGCGACGACATGGCGCGCATTATCTGGGACCTGGTACGCGACAAGCTCATCGTGCCCTTCCTGGACATCGATCTCAAG GTCTACGACCTGTCCATCGCCAACCGCAACGAGACGGACAACACGGTGACGCTACAGGCGCTCGACGCGCTGGGCCGCTACAACTGCGGCGTCAAGTGCGCCACCATCACGGCCGAGCGCGACGTCCTCGAGATGTACCACCTGAAGCGCATGTGGAAGTCGCCCAACTCGCTCATCCGCAACTCCCTAGGGGGCGCCCTGTTCCGCGAGCCCATCATCTGCGCCAACGTGCCGCCGCTGATCAAGCAGTGGCGCAAGCCGATCATCATTGCGCGGCACGCCTTCGGAGACGAGAACATTGGAAA GGACTTCGTGGTTCCGGGCCCGGGTTCCCTGGAGGTGCGCTTCACGCCCACCATCGGCTCGCCGTACCGCGTACACGTGTTCGACTTCAACGACACCCACGGCGTGGTCGCTGCCATGTGCAACACGGACAAGTCCATCACGGAGTTCGCCTACAGCTGCTTCCAGCACGCGCTCAGCCGCAACTTGCCGCTCTACCTGAGCACCAAGGAGACGATACTCAAGAAGTACGACGGCCGCTTCAAGGAGATCTTCGAGCGACTCTACCAGAAGAAGTACGAGCCCAGTTTCAAGGACGCGGGCATCTTCTTCCAGCACCGCCTCACGGACGACATGGTGGCAAG GTCCCTGCGAATGGAAGGCGGCTTCGTCTGGGCGTGCAAGAACTACGACGGCGACATCCAGTCCGGGTTCGTGGCCCAGGGCTTCGGCTCGCTCGGCCTCATGACGAGCGTGCTCATCTGCCCCGACGGCAAGACGCTCATTGCCGACGTCGCGCACGGCACCGTCACCAAGCACTTCCGGCGCCACGAGGCCGGCCTCGAGACGTCGACCAACTCGATGGCCACCATCTACACGTGGACCAAGGGCATCCGCCACCGCGGCATGCTCGACGGCAGCGCCAAGCTCGAGGCCTTCGCCAGGACCCTGGAGTCGGCCACCCTGGAATTGGTCGAGTCCGGCTACATGACCAAGGACCTGGCCCTGTGCGTCAAGGGCTTCGGCAACGTCCAGCGGCAGGACTACCTGGACACGTTCGAGTTCATCGACAAGGTGGCCGAGCGGATGACCGCCAAGTACCAGCAGCTCTTCGCGGAGGAGGAAGTCTGA
- the LOC135910166 gene encoding isocitrate dehydrogenase [NADP] cytoplasmic-like isoform X1, which translates to MDRIKCGPIVEMPGDDMARIIWDLVRDKLIVPFLDIDLKVYDLSIANRNETDNTVTLQALDALGRYNCGVKCATITAERDVLEMYHLKRMWKSPNSLIRNSLGGALFREPIICANVPPLIKQWRKPIIIARHAFGDENIGKDFVVPGPGSLEVRFTPTIGSPYRVHVFDFNDTHGVVAAMCNTDKSITEFAYSCFQHALSRNLPLYLSTKETILKKYDGRFKEIFERLYQKKYEPSFKDAGIFFQHRLTDDMVARCTRIASILQTIAPYCRRHRRHHSICRSLRMEGGFVWACKNYDGDIQSGFVAQGFGSLGLMTSVLICPDGKTLIADVAHGTVTKHFRRHEAGLETSTNSMATIYTWTKGIRHRGMLDGSAKLEAFARTLESATLELVESGYMTKDLALCVKGFGNVQRQDYLDTFEFIDKVAERMTAKYQQLFAEEEV; encoded by the exons ATGGATCGCATCAAGTGCGGCCCCATCGTCGAGATGCCGGGCGACGACATGGCGCGCATTATCTGGGACCTGGTACGCGACAAGCTCATCGTGCCCTTCCTGGACATCGATCTCAAG GTCTACGACCTGTCCATCGCCAACCGCAACGAGACGGACAACACGGTGACGCTACAGGCGCTCGACGCGCTGGGCCGCTACAACTGCGGCGTCAAGTGCGCCACCATCACGGCCGAGCGCGACGTCCTCGAGATGTACCACCTGAAGCGCATGTGGAAGTCGCCCAACTCGCTCATCCGCAACTCCCTAGGGGGCGCCCTGTTCCGCGAGCCCATCATCTGCGCCAACGTGCCGCCGCTGATCAAGCAGTGGCGCAAGCCGATCATCATTGCGCGGCACGCCTTCGGAGACGAGAACATTGGAAA GGACTTCGTGGTTCCGGGCCCGGGTTCCCTGGAGGTGCGCTTCACGCCCACCATCGGCTCGCCGTACCGCGTACACGTGTTCGACTTCAACGACACCCACGGCGTGGTCGCTGCCATGTGCAACACGGACAAGTCCATCACGGAGTTCGCCTACAGCTGCTTCCAGCACGCGCTCAGCCGCAACTTGCCGCTCTACCTGAGCACCAAGGAGACGATACTCAAGAAGTACGACGGCCGCTTCAAGGAGATCTTCGAGCGACTCTACCAGAAGAAGTACGAGCCCAGTTTCAAGGACGCGGGCATCTTCTTCCAGCACCGCCTCACGGACGACATGGTGGCAAGGTGCACGCGAATAGCTTCCATATTGCAGACGATAGCACCATATTGTCGTCGACATAGAAGACATCATTCTATATGCAG GTCCCTGCGAATGGAAGGCGGCTTCGTCTGGGCGTGCAAGAACTACGACGGCGACATCCAGTCCGGGTTCGTGGCCCAGGGCTTCGGCTCGCTCGGCCTCATGACGAGCGTGCTCATCTGCCCCGACGGCAAGACGCTCATTGCCGACGTCGCGCACGGCACCGTCACCAAGCACTTCCGGCGCCACGAGGCCGGCCTCGAGACGTCGACCAACTCGATGGCCACCATCTACACGTGGACCAAGGGCATCCGCCACCGCGGCATGCTCGACGGCAGCGCCAAGCTCGAGGCCTTCGCCAGGACCCTGGAGTCGGCCACCCTGGAATTGGTCGAGTCCGGCTACATGACCAAGGACCTGGCCCTGTGCGTCAAGGGCTTCGGCAACGTCCAGCGGCAGGACTACCTGGACACGTTCGAGTTCATCGACAAGGTGGCCGAGCGGATGACCGCCAAGTACCAGCAGCTCTTCGCGGAGGAGGAAGTCTGA